Proteins encoded together in one Hyphomicrobiales bacterium window:
- a CDS encoding NAD(P)-binding domain-containing protein yields MAQESTQTIGWVGIGRMGFPMAERLVKAGYDVRAWNRTRAKAEPLAKIGAALADNLSDLAEVDVLFSMVSTGKDLNDIYFGDGGDAGGAAGPFRRGFAQGRP; encoded by the coding sequence ATGGCGCAGGAAAGCACGCAGACCATCGGTTGGGTCGGCATCGGGCGGATGGGCTTTCCGATGGCCGAACGGCTGGTCAAGGCCGGCTACGATGTGCGGGCCTGGAACCGGACGAGGGCCAAGGCCGAGCCGCTGGCTAAGATCGGGGCGGCGCTCGCCGACAATCTGAGCGATCTTGCCGAGGTGGACGTGCTGTTCTCCATGGTCTCCACCGGCAAGGACCTGAACGATATCTATTTCGGCGACGGCGGCGACGCGGGAGGCGCTGCAGGCCCATTTCGGCGCGGCTTCGCTCAAGGACGACCCTGA